The Alphaproteobacteria bacterium genome has a segment encoding these proteins:
- a CDS encoding peroxiredoxin, which translates to MTVQIGNTAPDFEAQTTEGTINFHEWLGDSWGVLFSHPKDFTPVCTTELGYMAKLKPEFDKRNVKIIGLSVDPVDDHEKWVGDIEETQGVKVTYPLIGDSELTVAKLYGMLPANEDGTSEGRTAATNATVRNVYIVGPDKQVKLVISYPMSTGRNFDEILRVIDSLQLTANHKVATPVNWKDGEDVIILPAVSDEDAKAAYPDGWNAPRPYLRIVPQPK; encoded by the coding sequence ATGACGGTACAGATCGGTAACACCGCGCCCGACTTCGAGGCACAGACGACAGAAGGGACAATCAATTTTCACGAATGGCTGGGCGATAGCTGGGGCGTGCTGTTTTCCCACCCCAAGGATTTCACCCCGGTCTGCACGACCGAGCTCGGCTATATGGCGAAGCTCAAGCCCGAATTTGACAAGCGTAACGTCAAGATCATCGGCCTGAGCGTGGACCCGGTCGACGACCATGAGAAGTGGGTCGGCGATATCGAGGAGACCCAGGGCGTCAAGGTGACCTACCCGCTGATCGGCGACAGCGAGCTCACGGTCGCCAAGCTCTACGGCATGCTCCCGGCAAACGAAGACGGTACCTCCGAAGGCCGCACCGCTGCCACGAACGCGACCGTCCGCAACGTCTACATTGTCGGCCCCGACAAGCAGGTCAAACTGGTGATCTCCTACCCGATGAGCACCGGTCGCAACTTCGACGAGATCCTGCGCGTCATCGATTCACTGCAGCTCACGGCCAACCACAAGGTGGCAACGCCGGTGAACTGGAAGGACGGCGAAGACGTCATCATCCTGCCCGCCGTGTCCGATGAAGACGCCAAAGCCGCCTACCCGGACGGCTGGAACGCGCCGCGGCCGTATCTTCGGATCGTCCCGCAACCGAAGTAA